A genome region from Gymnogyps californianus isolate 813 chromosome 4, ASM1813914v2, whole genome shotgun sequence includes the following:
- the DCK gene encoding deoxycytidine kinase isoform X2 — MATPPKRGRLEGRIKKIAVEGNIAAGKSTFVNILKQAGEEWEVVPEPVARWCNVQQNSEEDCEELTESQKSGGNVLRMMYEKPERWSFTFQTYACLSRIRAQLRSLDGKLREAENPVVFFERSVYSDRYIFAANLYESDCMNETEWTIYQDWHDWMNKQFGRSLALDGIIYLRATPEKCLNRIYLRGRDEEQEIPIEYLEKLHYKHESWLQHRTLRTDFEYLQEIPILTLDVNEDFKGKKGRYDHMTEKVKEFLSTL; from the exons ATGGCCACTCCTCCCAAGCGCGGGCGGCTGGAGGGCAGGATCAAGAAGATCGCTGTGGAGGGCAACATCG CTGCAGGGAAATCGACGTTTGTGAATATTCTCAAACAAGCTGGTGAGGAATGGGAAGTTGTTCCTGAGCCTGTAGCTAGATGGTGCAATGTTCAGCAAAACTCTGAAGAGGATTGTGAG GAGCTGACTGAATCACAGAAGAGTGGGGGAAATGTCCTTCGGATGATGTACGAGAAACCAGAGAGGTGGTCTTTCACTTTTCAGACGTATGCATGTCTCAGCAGGATCCGAGCTCAGCTCAGATCCCTTGATGGCAAACTCAGGGAGGCAGAGAATCCTGTGGTCTTCTTCGAGCGATCTGTCTACAGTGACAG ATACATCTTTGCAGCTAATTTATATGAGTCTGATTGCATGAATGAAACTGAATGGACTATTTACCAAGACTGGCATGACTGGATGAATAAGCAGTTTGGTCGAAGCCTGGCACTGGATGGGATCATTTATCTCAGAGCCACTCCCGAG AAATGCTTAAATAGGATTTACTTGCGTGGAAGAGATGAAGAGCAAGAAATTCCCATTGAATATCTGGAGAAGCTTCATTACAAACACGAAAGTTGGCTTCAGCATAGGACGCTGCG AACGGattttgagtatctccaggAAATACCTATTTTAACGTTAGATGTTAATGAAGActtcaaaggcaaaaaaggcaGATATGATCACATGactgaaaag
- the DCK gene encoding deoxycytidine kinase isoform X1 translates to MATPPKRGRLEGRIKKIAVEGNIAAGKSTFVNILKQAGEEWEVVPEPVARWCNVQQNSEEDCEELTESQKSGGNVLRMMYEKPERWSFTFQTYACLSRIRAQLRSLDGKLREAENPVVFFERSVYSDRYIFAANLYESDCMNETEWTIYQDWHDWMNKQFGRSLALDGIIYLRATPEKCLNRIYLRGRDEEQEIPIEYLEKLHYKHESWLQHRTLRTDFEYLQEIPILTLDVNEDFKGKKGRYDHMTEKAPVEFLLWLAVSETLAILQRTLL, encoded by the exons ATGGCCACTCCTCCCAAGCGCGGGCGGCTGGAGGGCAGGATCAAGAAGATCGCTGTGGAGGGCAACATCG CTGCAGGGAAATCGACGTTTGTGAATATTCTCAAACAAGCTGGTGAGGAATGGGAAGTTGTTCCTGAGCCTGTAGCTAGATGGTGCAATGTTCAGCAAAACTCTGAAGAGGATTGTGAG GAGCTGACTGAATCACAGAAGAGTGGGGGAAATGTCCTTCGGATGATGTACGAGAAACCAGAGAGGTGGTCTTTCACTTTTCAGACGTATGCATGTCTCAGCAGGATCCGAGCTCAGCTCAGATCCCTTGATGGCAAACTCAGGGAGGCAGAGAATCCTGTGGTCTTCTTCGAGCGATCTGTCTACAGTGACAG ATACATCTTTGCAGCTAATTTATATGAGTCTGATTGCATGAATGAAACTGAATGGACTATTTACCAAGACTGGCATGACTGGATGAATAAGCAGTTTGGTCGAAGCCTGGCACTGGATGGGATCATTTATCTCAGAGCCACTCCCGAG AAATGCTTAAATAGGATTTACTTGCGTGGAAGAGATGAAGAGCAAGAAATTCCCATTGAATATCTGGAGAAGCTTCATTACAAACACGAAAGTTGGCTTCAGCATAGGACGCTGCG AACGGattttgagtatctccaggAAATACCTATTTTAACGTTAGATGTTAATGAAGActtcaaaggcaaaaaaggcaGATATGATCACATGactgaaaag